The DNA sequence TTTAATAATCTCATCGACGACCCCCAGATTAAGGACCTGAGGGACAAATCCTGCTCCGATTCCCTGTATCTTGTGCGGCCCAGGCTTGCCTCCTGATAAAACAGGTGAGTCATTTGGTTCTACCGCAATCACCTTTATATTAGATTTCCGTGATTTGAGAATTTCACCAACCCCAGTAACCGTCCCACCAGTACCAACGCCGCCTACGATAATCTCAACCTCACCGTCTGTGTCATTCCAAATTTCTTCGGCCGTTGTTTTACGGTGAATTTCAGGATTGGCCGGATTTTCAAACTGCTGAGGAATAAAAGAGTTCGGTGTCTCCTTTGCCAGCTCCATCGCCTTTTGGATGGCTCCTTTCATCCCCTCAGCCCCAGGGGTTAATACAAGTTCGGCACCATAGGCTTTAAGCAAGCTGCGCCTTTCAACACTCATCGTGTCCGGCATGGTCAGAATCAACCGGTACCCTCTGGCAGCAGTCACAAAAGCGAGGCCAATTCCGGTATTTCCGCTCGTTGGTTCAATGATCACCGAATTTGTATTGATCAATCCTTTTTCCTCAGCCGTTTTGATCATATGCAGCGCAATTCTGTCTTTGACACTTCCGCCCGGATTAAAGGATTCCAGCTTGGCTACAATCTCTGCATTTAGTCCGATCGTAAGTTTCTTTAGTTTAACCAATGGAGTTCCGCCAATTAAATCGGTAAGCCCTTCATAGATTTTACTCATATCAATACCTCCTCCTAAATACTATAATGTCTATGGTTTTAGTAGTGTTTAAAGACATCATAGTTATATTTCAGGAATTTGTCAATACTATTTCAAATTTAAATCGATTTAGATTGTCAAAGCGGGAGCGCCAAAAAAAATAGCCCCATGGCTGCGTAAACAACCATGGGGCAGGAAAGTCTATTTTTCGGGATTTGTTGATCATCCCGGCAATTGCGGTAAGCTGAACTCTAATTCTATCAAATGCAATAATGATCAAAGGAATTGTTCATTTTCTCATATTCAGCCATCAGGTCTGCCAATGTATACGAATCCAGCACCTTAACCATAGCATTTTTCAAATCGTCCCAAACGAGTTTAGTCACACACAATTCTGCTCTGGAACAAGAACCAGGATTACTGTCATTGACACAATCGACGGGAGAAATCGGTCCTTCCAAAGCCCTAATCGTGTCACCGACCGTAATACTTTCGGGCTCTCTGCTTAAAATATATCCTCCTTGGAATCCACGGATACTCTTAATCAGTCCATTCTGTTTCAATGTAATGAGCAGTTGTTCCAAATAGCGTTCAGATAAATCCTGACGTTCAGAAATACTATGAATGGTTACCGGACCAGCGTGCTCATTCAGGGCTACATCCAGAATCGCTCGAAGACCATATCTTCCTTTTGTTGATATTTTCAAGTTAACCCTTCTTTCCTTTCTTCAAATTTTCAAATTGCACTCAACCAGCGCCTCTTTAGCTATTTTCATCAAGTATCCAGGTCCAGCTCGTTTGTCAGTTCCATCTTATCTTTTTGCGTTTCCTGCCCCTTAAAGATTAGATCCGGATTTTTGATGATTACCCTGGTTCCAGGCGGGACAGATTGGGTGATAAACACGTTACTGCCAATAACTGAACCTTTTCCGATGATCGTTTCCCCGCCAAATATTGAGGCTCCGGAATAGACAGTCACATTATCTTCAATTGTCGGATGGCGCTTTTGGCTGCGAAGGCTTTGCCCGCCTCTGGTGGATAGGGCTCCCAGCGTTACACCCTGATAGATCTTAACATTATCGCCAACAATAGTAGTTTCGCCAATAACGACGCCCGTACCATGGTCAATGAAGAAATATTTGCCGATCTTGGCACCTGCGTGAATATCAATTCCAGTCTCGTTATGAGCAAATTCAGTCATTATCCTGGGGATCAACGGAACAGAGAGCAGGTAAAGCTCGTGCGCAAGCCGGTAAATACTGACTGCCAAAAGACCTGGATATGCAAAGATTACAAGCGCTTTATCATCAGCAGCCGGGTCTCCGTCAAAAGCAGCCTGTACATCCAGGGCCAGATATTCCCTTATTTCCGGGATTTTGCTCAAGAAATGCGAGCATATTTCTCCTGTCTTTTCACTGATTTCTATATCATCGCAAGATGCCGCATTGTCATGTTGATGCCTGAGCGCATGGGTTATCTGTTGATTCAGTTTTTCGTTGATCTCGATCAGCAGGTTTCCGACATGATATTCCAAAGTGCTTTCAGTCAGGTTTTGCTTGCCAAAATACCCCGGGAATAAAAGCTGCCGCAAGAGATGAATAATCTCGATGATAACATCCCTGTTCGGAAGCTGACAGGACAACTGGTTGTAGGGATTGGGTTGTTCCTGATAGCTGGAGACAATACGCGAAACAAGTTGATTCATTCGTGTGTTACGATTTTCCCTCATAATGATTCCCCCGAATATTTAAATTTACATAAGCAGATGGTCTCAGCCGTTTGTGTTAATCTTTTCATTCATGCTGCCGCTACGGTAACCCTTCAGGTCAAGTGTTGTATAAGTAAATCCAATATCAGCAAATGTCTTATAGATCTTCTGTGCTAAATCCGATTGGACTATCTTTGTATTCTCCTGCGGAGATACCTCGATCCGGGCAATATCACCATGGTGGCGCACTCTGACTTGACGGAATCCCAAATCGTGCAAATACTGTTCTGCCAAATCAATCATCTTTAGTTTCTTTTCGTTGATCTCTTCACCATAGGGGATTCTGGAAGACAAACAGGCAAATGAGGGTTTATCCCAGGTTGTCAAGCCATATTCTTTGGAGAGAAGGCGTATTTCTTCTTTCGTCAGCCCCGCCTGGAGCAGCGGGCTCTGTATACCCAGCTCTTCTAAAGCCTGCCTTCCCGGACGATAATCGCTTAAATCATCCGCATTGGATCCTTCCACGATATATTTTGCGTCGTATTCAGCCGCGATCCCCAATATTTTACTGAACAATTGTTTTTTACAGAGATAACAGCGATTAAAAGGATTTTTACCGAATTCAGGATCATCCAGCTCTTCGGATTCAATAAGCAAATGACTAATCCCTTCCTGCCGGCAAAATTGCACAGCTTCCCGAATCTCTCTCTCCGGGAAAGCAACAGATTTAGCCGTTACGGCGATCACATTTTTACCAAGAACGTCTTCGGAAACTTTCACTAAGAAAGTACTGTCCACCCCTCCGGAAAATGCAATCATTACCCTATCCATATTCTTGAGTTCTTGTTTCAGCAGAACAAGTTTATCTTTGTAATCCATTGATCAGCCTCTTTTTGTATATCTGAATGTTTATTAAGCTGTATGATATTCTTTTCAGCTTAATATACCATAATTTCTATGGTTTTAATAGGATCAGATGGTTAGATTGAAAAAACACTGCCAAACGCAGCAAGCTGAAAAAAGAGCCCGATTAACGAGCTCTTCCAGGGAGTTTACCGTCTTCCCCAAGACTAAATTATGCAGCCTTCTTTGCAATGAGCGGTTTCACGCAACATCCAATGTTTTGTAAACATTTGTGTACACCTCCTCTCACCGGAAATTTCCTAAGGCATCATATTCATCTCAAAGCAATCTTGATTAAGAACTCTTTTCACCGCTTTGAGAAATATCCATGCGTTCTCGTAAACTTCTTCTTGTTTTTCTTCCGGGATTTCCGCCGATAGTTTTCTTAAAAAAAGATCTACGCGTTTCCATAAATCGTCCTTCGTTTTCTGACCTTTGCCTGTCAGGACCAGATTTATGGCCCTGCAGTCAATTTCAGACCTTTGCTTGACAATCAACTCCTGCTGGACAAGGGGTTCAATCAGTCTCGTCGAGGTACTTTTTTCGACGCCAAGTAATGGGTGTAAATCCGAAAGCTGCATTGTACCATAGCTTCCTACGAGGTCCAGAATATAAAACTGGGTAAACGTGACACCCCCGCCAAGGATCGCATCCTGCTGGCAGCATCTGGACGCTTTAGTCATTTCAGCAAGCAGACAAAGCAATTGACGGTTGTTTTTCATCGGCACCTCTCCTTAGTTGTATAATACAACTACTTATTGTTGTTCGTCAAGTCATTTTTTACTCCATATTCACCGTGAAACCAACAATTTTCAATCATCATTCCCAAAATAGGGTTATTTTAATCCCGATTAAAATTTTTCTTGATAATATCCTTAACGACTTCCCCTGCCATCAGCAGACCAGCCATCGATGGAACGTAAGATATACTACCGGGGATCTGACGTTTCAAGGAACAGTGGGCATCACCACTGGGGCAAATACAATTGGACTCGCAGCTCGTTTCCTGTT is a window from the Dehalobacter sp. DCA genome containing:
- the cysK gene encoding cysteine synthase A codes for the protein MSKIYEGLTDLIGGTPLVKLKKLTIGLNAEIVAKLESFNPGGSVKDRIALHMIKTAEEKGLINTNSVIIEPTSGNTGIGLAFVTAARGYRLILTMPDTMSVERRSLLKAYGAELVLTPGAEGMKGAIQKAMELAKETPNSFIPQQFENPANPEIHRKTTAEEIWNDTDGEVEIIVGGVGTGGTVTGVGEILKSRKSNIKVIAVEPNDSPVLSGGKPGPHKIQGIGAGFVPQVLNLGVVDEIIKVTNEQAFETGRRLAREEGLLVGISSGAAAYAALEVAKRPENEGKRIVVVLPDTGERYLSTSLFQEG
- a CDS encoding RrF2 family transcriptional regulator — encoded protein: MKISTKGRYGLRAILDVALNEHAGPVTIHSISERQDLSERYLEQLLITLKQNGLIKSIRGFQGGYILSREPESITVGDTIRALEGPISPVDCVNDSNPGSCSRAELCVTKLVWDDLKNAMVKVLDSYTLADLMAEYEKMNNSFDHYCI
- a CDS encoding serine O-acetyltransferase, with the protein product MRENRNTRMNQLVSRIVSSYQEQPNPYNQLSCQLPNRDVIIEIIHLLRQLLFPGYFGKQNLTESTLEYHVGNLLIEINEKLNQQITHALRHQHDNAASCDDIEISEKTGEICSHFLSKIPEIREYLALDVQAAFDGDPAADDKALVIFAYPGLLAVSIYRLAHELYLLSVPLIPRIMTEFAHNETGIDIHAGAKIGKYFFIDHGTGVVIGETTIVGDNVKIYQGVTLGALSTRGGQSLRSQKRHPTIEDNVTVYSGASIFGGETIIGKGSVIGSNVFITQSVPPGTRVIIKNPDLIFKGQETQKDKMELTNELDLDT
- the larE gene encoding ATP-dependent sacrificial sulfur transferase LarE: MDYKDKLVLLKQELKNMDRVMIAFSGGVDSTFLVKVSEDVLGKNVIAVTAKSVAFPEREIREAVQFCRQEGISHLLIESEELDDPEFGKNPFNRCYLCKKQLFSKILGIAAEYDAKYIVEGSNADDLSDYRPGRQALEELGIQSPLLQAGLTKEEIRLLSKEYGLTTWDKPSFACLSSRIPYGEEINEKKLKMIDLAEQYLHDLGFRQVRVRHHGDIARIEVSPQENTKIVQSDLAQKIYKTFADIGFTYTTLDLKGYRSGSMNEKINTNG
- a CDS encoding MarR family winged helix-turn-helix transcriptional regulator, with protein sequence MKNNRQLLCLLAEMTKASRCCQQDAILGGGVTFTQFYILDLVGSYGTMQLSDLHPLLGVEKSTSTRLIEPLVQQELIVKQRSEIDCRAINLVLTGKGQKTKDDLWKRVDLFLRKLSAEIPEEKQEEVYENAWIFLKAVKRVLNQDCFEMNMMP